The Gossypium arboreum isolate Shixiya-1 chromosome 6, ASM2569848v2, whole genome shotgun sequence DNA window AAGAGATGGGTTTTATTTATGACAACTAACCAATGCCATTAATTAATGTTTGGATTTGTTTAACTCAGTGCGAGATTAAAAAGTTTAGTTGGAATCAAAAACAAGCTTTCATGTCTAGGGCCGAGAGGTAGTTAATTGTTATAATCAtgttattaatattaattttgacAAGTATTTTTATTGTTTGTGTATTTGTatcatataataatttttaaaattgttaggTCTAATTCACACTATTCATTATATCTGTGTCATGTATGCGATATTTTACATGCCATAATTTTATTCaagatattatatatttatataaattttaatacattaatttattttgtataaattttaacATATTCGTGTattcatatcatcacatcaaatcttattttaataaatatatgtgtCATTTTTCAAATCTatcttatattttatataaattatgattaaGGATATATTCTGGTTAGCAACAATAAATTTTTGGTGATTGTAATCCTGACGGTGGGTTTGAATCAAGAACATTGTTAAAGGAGAAGATTTGtgattttgttaaaataaaaatgcACGAGTATTGTATTGTAGAATAGCGGTGTTGGGAAAGGATTTAACAATATTATTGGGAAGAATACATGTATCACATTGTAGAATAATTTCAAACCCGCGTGTGAATAATGTGTCCATCTTTGCAGCAGTAATACTTGTTTACTTGACCTAAACATGATAATTACTATCATTCTCCTCTCTTCATCATCAttattgttttctttattttattgaaGTAGGAGCTCCAAATCTTCTCTACCTACCTCTATTCTTTTCAAACCTCACATCTTTCAGATATTTGACTTATCCAAGGATGATTTCTTATGAAGCTCTATTGCTCCTAACGCACCTCACCCACACGTTTATGGGAGGAAGTAcaggctatatatatatatcttaaaaGCAAGGTAAACGTGACGCACTGCTTTTTTTAACCGACCATTCATCGGTCCCCACGAACCTTACTCTCAGCCAACAGTCACGTCTGCTTTTGGACTCCCTTAAAATCAGTATTTTGAAAAGTAAAACATAATCATTTATTTCaccatttaatttaaaaatatatatattttaactttttatttaattatttttgtatttttaatttttatatttgtgtTGTTTATTAAATCATATGAATTACAATGTGGATGTTATAtgattgattaattaattaattttaaaatttaaaattttccaataaagttataaaaattaattttaaaaattataaaagaatatttaatttttaaattataaatattaattaaattactaaCGTGGCATATCTACAAAGttaacaaatattaattttttcattcattttgaggtgatttaacaaacaatataaatttaaagattaaaatagataaaaataaaataaagagctaaaataattttttaataaagttgaagtatcaaataaattattatgcctAAAACAATCTCCATTAAGCcattaaatttcataattaattaattaaaaaatataaaatattaaaatatttattaaaaataaaacaagtaCGATAATTGATTATTTATctcagttttatttttatttttcatctattCACAAAGGATTTAGTTTATATTCAATTTTATGTGATTGGTTGAGCCACTTAATCTGATTTGATTGATAGATTTGATTCAATTCTAACATAAAAAAgagttataaatatttattttaaattttgaataaataatttatttatacaaataaataaggtctgttttttttatatataggaTTAAGGTATAATTTtagtttttgaaaaaagaaaaatagagagtaatctattttgattgaatataattttatctctttattttaaaaatattattaatagagTTATTTTCACgtataaaagaaaaacattcatttcataacaaGGATTTGATTACAACAATTCTAACTTGCTCGAGTACTTGGAATTCCAATCAATAAGTCTGACATATTGCTTGTTTTAGTGGGGTTTTTTACTAAATtagtataaaaaattaaaaattctaaaataagacATCAAAAAAACtaattacgaaaatggtataGTCGAAATTGGTCACGCCACTCGGCGAAATTTCCTACGATATGACCATCAACGATTGCTGACATGATAAAAAAAAAcacgaaaacaaaaaaaagttaaaagcgaaaaaaaataataaaaaagggtCATGTGGGTGCAGGCGGCTTTTGGTGTTACCTCTGGCAAAATAATTTAATAGAtcttaaattactaaaatataaaatatattttaaaaaataaatctgAAAAAAAATCTGAAGAAAGTGTCAAAATCaaggttatttattaaattaatataaaaaaacatttacataatacatttgaaatatttttgctaaaataatataaaaaataaaatcgaaaataatatattttaaaatataatatctgAAAAATCTGAATTTTTCTAAAATCGGGGttatttatgaaaaatataaaatacttaaataatacatttgaaacattatttcttcaaataatatgaagaaataaaatcgaaaataatatattttaaaaaataagtatctgaaaaaattttcaataaatcaaaatcggggttatttattaaattaatcgatttttacatttgaaacattttttttataaatatattatttgaaaattttattttttataatattttgagcaaaaaattttaaaatgtattatgtaagtgtttttatattaatttaataaataaccccGATTTTGACACTTTCTTCAGATTTTTTCAgatcttattttttaaaatatattattttatatttttttatattattttagcaaaaaatatttcaaatgtattatgtaaatatttttatattaatttaataaataactttgattttgacattttttgtattttttcatatcttatttttaaaatatattttacatgtCTTAGGTGCACACTGTGGGACCCATTAACTAGTCTTGCTTCCGCCAGAAAGCAACCTGGTGCCCTCGCACCCACATgaccctttattattattattttttcgttgtcagcttttttttttgttttcagtgTTTTTTTTCTGTTTTGCATGCCTGTTGATGGTCATGTCGGTGATGTTGCTTTGTCGAGTAGCGTGACCACTCTGATTATACCATTTCTGTAATTAATTTTTTCGGTgtcttattttagaattttttaatttttttatactaATTTAGTAAAAAACCCTTTTAGTGGCTTTAGCCTTCCGGACCCATTCTACAGTCATGTCGTATTTGCGATTACAATGCACAAAGGAAACATACATACAAAAGGACAAAACCATCCATATGTGGTGGAAGATGGGATACAGGCATTTTCTTTGAGAGCGATAAGTCTTATCATTTTGAGTCACCCATTCTTACAGAAAATGTCTTCCCCTAATCTTATTGCTTGGTCCTCAACAACCAATGCGAGGATTTTGTCATTTCTTTCATCCCCTAATCTTACTGCCCTTTTGTTATGAGCACTAAAATTTTGAAGGTCTAACATCTAGGGCTGCTAACACCTTACAATTCGCCAAGCATCTATACGTGTAACTTTCATCACCAGCATCTCCGCCCGCCGTCGCATGACCGAAGTCCCCACCGCTCAAGGCCTATCGTTTTTACCCTTTTCCAATGGCTACGAAAACGGAGTCCAAGCCGGTGATGACACAGACCATTACCTGTCTGAACTTAGGCGACGAGGCAAAGAAGCCATCTTCGAGTTTATAACAAGCAGTAAGAACGAACGCAAACCATCACTTGCATTGTCTACTCCTTGTTCCTTCATTGGGCCACGGAGTTGGCGCGTAAACATCACATCCCGACATCTTTATTTTGGATTCAACCCGCCACCGTTTTTTGCATCTACTATTTTTACTTTAACGTATATGAATCCGCCATTAAAGCCCAAGCTAATGAAACAAACCCCAAGTGTTCTATAAAATTACCAAGTTTACCGCCACTCGCCACCCGCGACCTTCCGTTGATCGTCCTCGCTTCAAACGTTTACCATTAGGCACTGTTGTTGTTCCAAGAACAAATAGACGTCCTCGCCGAAGACATTTAGTGCTTTGGAACACGAAGCATTAAACGCCATTGAAAAGTTCAAAACTGTTGGAATCGGACTTTTAATCTCATCTTCGTTCCTTAACTCAAAAGTCCCATTGGATAATTCCTTGAGAACAGATCATTTTCAATCCGATTCAAAAGATTGCACGAAGCATTAAACGCATGTTTTTTATATTAACGCTGAGTGAACGGTAACTGCAGTTATAACCAAATAAAACAATCCTTCCACGTCTTGAAATTGAGAAACTGTGATTTTATGTCGTGATACTATCTTTTTatgttacttttttttttattgaaaatggaCAATGATATTATGAAATAGTTTCATATTatcaatttctttttaaaatttgagtGGAGGGCCCAAGGGAGGAGATATTTTCCATACTTAAGTCATATATACAGGAAGGGTAAATTACTTAATTCCAAATTATAACTTTTAGAAGTTTACAAAATaactattaaattattaaaatttttatctaaattatttaattattaaaattattattgtattatCTTTTCTGTTCACATTGTTTCTACTAATAGAatgtttttctttctcttttcttttataaattaatatttttattaaactaTTTTGAGTATCATGaatctaaattaaaatttaaataacttagtaatttaaataaaaattttaaaataattgaatgatttaaataaaattttaaataatttaataattattttataatattttaaaataaaataattaaaatataaacttactaataatttaataattacaaTTTACCCTAGAAATCGTTATATATTCTGCTGCAGTAAACGAATGGTCAGCTTTTTACGAGAAGGGCAAGGGACGGTAAATATCAACCCTCCTGATTTCACACCTGCCCATGTTTTTTAATTGGGTATAAGTAAATGGATCAATCTTAGCAAATTAGCATCTTTCCTTTCGATTCTCAGCATCTCCATTAATCTCCTCAACTTGCTCTCTCCATCTATGGCCTAGCTTTCTTTGTCGTGTTCTCTTTCTCCTCTACCTTACCATTTCTATAGGCCTCTGATTTTTAGTTTCCCTTATAAAACACAGAAACAGAACCAAGACTAGAATATCTTCAGACAGCCGAATTTTAGAGTTGGCGGACCAAACAAAAATGAATCAGGTGTTGGAATCTCCACTCGAAGCTTTGGCATTTAACTATGTGAGTTTTGGGATTTTCACGGTTATTCATAATCTGTGGACGTGGATTGCTGTTCTCACTGCTGCGGTTAGTTTTTGGAGGATAAGAGCCGTCGTCGGCGCCTCCGTTCAAAGTAATGACCAGAAGCTCTCGGTGTCTATTTCTGATCGTGCCCATGATGAGTCTCGACCGATTCTCGGCGCCGATGAAAAGCCGACCCCTTCAGCTTCGGCTTCAGTTTCAACTCCCCCGGCCCCTCCAGCTTCCGTCTCAGAAACAAGCGGTTCGCAGTTGGTGACCAAAGGAGGAAAAATCAAGTTGACTGTTTATTACGTGGATGATGACGTAGACGTCGACGGTGGGATGACGGTAACGGAATGGAGTGACGGTGGTGAAGGGAGGTGCTGCGGGGAGTGGTGGGAGAGTTGGGAAAGAGTGTTGAGGTTGAGGAAAGGGGAAGCAGGGTGGTACCGTTATCAGGATTTGACGGCGTTAAACGGCAACGTTGTTAGGTTATGGGATGAATCATGCAGGAGGTGGTGAAGAAGGTAAAGCTGAAGCTGTGCTGTAATGGCGGTTGGTGGTGGTGGCATTTTAGGAATTTAATGTAGATGGTATAatgtttttaattgtttttccTTTTAATTATTTGTGTTAATGACATTGGGTTTAAGGTTGGGGATACTTGTAAATATATTTGTCGGAAATGACAAGCTTTAGAAAATCCAAAAGCAAATGCTTCTAAGGTTACAATAATTTTCCTACTCTTTGCTAATTATTTAGCATTATcagatattatgaaatattataacccaaatttaatttgattttagggGCCTAAGTCTCTCTTGAATTTGGAAGTTAATATAAGAATAATAttacattttaata harbors:
- the LOC108481707 gene encoding uncharacterized protein LOC108481707, whose translation is MNQVLESPLEALAFNYVSFGIFTVIHNLWTWIAVLTAAVSFWRIRAVVGASVQSNDQKLSVSISDRAHDESRPILGADEKPTPSASASVSTPPAPPASVSETSGSQLVTKGGKIKLTVYYVDDDVDVDGGMTVTEWSDGGEGRCCGEWWESWERVLRLRKGEAGWYRYQDLTALNGNVVRLWDESCRRW